In Erigeron canadensis isolate Cc75 chromosome 7, C_canadensis_v1, whole genome shotgun sequence, one DNA window encodes the following:
- the LOC122609433 gene encoding protein LOW PSII ACCUMULATION 1, chloroplastic gives MEGIVAFVALYIWDNKKEEEQLTQISRNETLSRLPLRLSTNRVVELVQLRDTARPVILAGKKETVSLAIQKAERFRMELLNRGVILVPVIFGEKESQIEKRGFGGPKKAAASLPSVGEDFETRAQSITAKTKLKSEIRFKAEVVSPGEWERWIKEQQESEGVPPGEDVYIILRLDGRVRRSGRGLPDWNQILKELPPMEDLLSKLER, from the exons ATGGAAG GCATTGTAGCTTTTGTGGCGTTATATATTTGGGATAACAAGAAAGAGGAAGAACAACTTACCCAAATTTCTAGAAATGAAACACTATCAAGGTTACCTCTACGCCTTTCAACTAATCGGGTGGTTGAACTTGTGCAGTTAAGAGACACCGCAAGACCC GTTATATTAGCGGGGAAGAAAGAGACGGTCTCTTTAGCCATCCAAAAAGCGGAGAGGTTTCGGATGGAGCTTCTTAATCGGGGTGTTATTTTAGTACCTGTCATTTTTGGTGAAAAGGAGTCACAGATTGAGAAAAGAGGCTTTGGTGGTCCCAAAAAAGCAGCTGCATCTCTTCCTTCTGTTGGG GAAGATTTTGAGACACGAGCTCAGTCTATAACTGCAAAAACGAAATTGAAGTCCGAGATCCGATTCAAAGCCGAGGTTGTATCACCCGGGGAGTGGGAAAG GTGGATAAAGGAGCAACAGGAATCGGAAGGGGTTCCTCCCGGTGAAgatgtatatattatactacGGTTAGATGGGCGTGTTCGAAGATCAGGAAGG GGCTTGCCTGATTGGAATCAGATCTTGAAGGAGCTCCCACCAATGGAAGATTTGCTAAGCAAGCTAGAAAGATAA
- the LOC122607728 gene encoding universal stress protein PHOS34-like yields MTTTGKPVIIVGVDDSEQSFYTLEWILDHFIVPSAPNPRFELLIVHSKPIPTSTMGFAAPSVDILSHVDVDLKNIANRVVEKAKELCISKSVNDATIETVEGDPRNVLCDAVDRHHATILAVGSHGHGAIKRAVLGSVSDYVTHHAHCTVMIVKKPKAKHEGAHN; encoded by the exons ATGACAACAACGGGCAAACCAGTGATTATCGTTGGGGTTGACGACAGCGAGCAGAGTTTTTACACACTAGAATGGATATTAGATCACTTCATAGTACCATCTGCTCCAAACCCTCGTTTTGAACTTCTAATCGTTCACTCCAAACCTATTCCTACTTCTACTATGGGCTTTGCTGCTCCTA GTGTGGATATATTATCACATGTGGATGTGGATTTGAAGAACATTGCTAATAGAGTTGTGGAAAAGGCTAAGGAGCTTTGCATCTCTAAATCG GTGAATGATGCAACCATAGAGACTGTGGAGGGTGATCCCAGGAATGTTTTATGTGATGCTGTTGACAGGCACCATGCAACCATACTAGCTGTTGGAAGCCATGGACATGGAGCTATTAAAAG GGCGGTTTTGGGAAGTGTAAGCGACTATGTTACCCATCATGCTCACTGCACTGTGATGATAGTGAAGAAGCCGAAAGCCAAACATGAAGGCGCCCATAATTAG
- the LOC122607226 gene encoding universal stress protein PHOS34-like: MTTTKPVMVVGIDESEQSFFALEWTLDHFIVPSAAPNPPFKLIIVNSKPTSGASMGFSIPGVLDILTHVDQDLKNIAERVVEKAKELCISKSVNDVTIEIVEGDARNVLCDAVERHHATMLAVGSHGYGSVKRALLGSVSDYVTHHAHCTVMVVKKPKGNNHEG; this comes from the exons ATGACAACGACGAAACCAGTGATGGTTGTGGGAATCGACGAGAGTGAGCAGAGTTTTTTTGCACTAGAATGGACATTGGATCACTTCATAGTACCATCAGCTGCACCAAATCCTCCTTTCAAGCTAATCATTGTTAATTCTAAGCCTACATCTGGTGCTTCTATGGGCTTCTCCATTCCTG GCGTGTTGGATATTTTGACACACGTGGATCAAGATTTGAAGAACATTGCTGAGCGTGTTGTTGAAAAGGCAAAGGAGCTTTGCATTTCTAAATCG GTAAATGATGTAACCATAGAGATTGTGGAAGGTGATGCTAGAAATGTTTTATGTGATGCTGTTGAGAGGCACCATGCCACCATGCTAGCTGTTGGTAGCCATGGTTATGGATCAGTTAAAAG GGCACTTTTGGGAAGTGTAAGTGATTATGTAACCCATCATGCTCACTGCACCGTGATGGTAGTCAAGAAGCCAAAGGGCAATAATCACGAAGGCTAG
- the LOC122607695 gene encoding DNA-directed RNA polymerase II subunit RPB7, producing MFFHIVLERNMQLHPRHFGRDLREKLVSKLMKDVEGTCSGRHGFVVAITGVEEVGKGLIRDGTGFVTFPVKYQCVVFRPFKGEILEAVVTMVNKMGFFAEAGPVQIFVSNHLIPDDMEFQSGDMPNYTTSDGSVKIQKDSEVRLKIIGTRVDATEIFCIGTIKDDFLGVISDPGSTS from the exons ATGTTTTTCCACATTGTGTTGGAGAGAAATATGCAACTACACCCGCGTCATTTTGGCCGGGACCTACGCGAAAAGCTGGTTTCGAAGCTCATGAAAGATGTCGAGGGAACTTGCAG TGGGCGACATGGATTTGTCGTCGCCATTACAGGAGTTGAAGAGGTTGGGAAAGGGCTGATTCGAGACGGTACAGGCTTCGTGACTTTTCCAGTGAAATATCAATGTGTTGTTTTCCGTCCTTTCAAAGGGGAAATCTTGGAAGCTGTTGTAACAATGGTGAATAAG ATGGGTTTCTTTGCTGAAGCTGGGCCTGTCCAAATATTTGTGTCAAACCAT TTGATACCGGATGACATGGAGTTTCAGTCAGGAGATATGCCTAATTACACAACTTCAGATGGATCT GTTAAAATTCAAAAGGATAGTGAGGTTCGATTGAAGATCATTGGGACTAGAGTTGATGCCACTGAAATA TTCTGCATTGGCACAATTAAAGATGATTTCTTGGGCGTAATTAGTGATCCTGGTTCAACTTCATGA